In Holophagales bacterium, one DNA window encodes the following:
- a CDS encoding glycosyl transferase family 36: protein MFPHALQASPAAPRDGESLANAYGRFDPERREYVIVDPRTPRPWINLIANPRVGLAVSQNGCGFSWIDNSQLGAIVRWQQELADDRSGRFLYLRDADSGEVWSLAPAPCGARYDRFACRHGLGYTTFESERHGVVAEWTLFVDAEAAVELWRVRLSDRSGRARRLELVPFLEWNCGTSPAPRREFQKLFLETGYHVVRRAIVAGSHMWDVGSKRWGHWNTSFPYWSAFAAAQPVAAATGDKAAFLGRAGDWVRPAALTGVSWGQRFGRHHDPVAAFACELALAPHGSVDGGFVLATAGEREEALALAASWADPAAMDRSLATVRSGWSDRLAAHRLETPEPTLDLLANDWLRYQAIGARLWGRAGYYQQSGAYGFRDQLQDSQIWLTVEPERCREQIRLHAAHQFGDGSVVHWWHPLTEQGHVTRMTDDLLWLGFVVANYVKETGDLSVLDDVAPFLDEGPAPIVEHVRRAFARVFTRTSPRGIPYIGAGDWNDGLSAMGLEEKGESIWLAIFLAGLCADWAELYRRRGEGERAAELESRRAALATAVNDHGWDGGWYRRGTCDDGEWVGSAENRVGRIFLNPQIWAILNDLAPAERATASLAAVKRHLVSRAGALLLAPAYDTPDERIGYITRYAPGLRENGGVYTHAATWAIAAAAKAKDAALVDALLVAINPALKDPESYWAEPYVLPGNVDGPDSPYHGRAGWTWYTGSAAWLPRIVSEWVLGVRPTWEGLRFDPCLPPSWSRARMRRPYRGATLEIEIERRADLAPGAVVATMDGRRLPEALLTAVEPGATYRIAVGFA from the coding sequence ATGTTCCCCCATGCCCTTCAGGCCTCACCTGCCGCGCCGCGTGACGGCGAGAGCCTCGCCAACGCCTACGGCCGCTTCGACCCGGAGCGGCGTGAGTACGTGATCGTCGATCCGCGGACGCCTCGGCCCTGGATCAACCTCATCGCCAATCCGCGCGTCGGGCTCGCCGTGTCGCAGAACGGCTGCGGCTTCTCGTGGATCGACAACTCGCAGCTCGGTGCGATCGTTCGCTGGCAGCAGGAGCTCGCCGACGACCGGTCGGGGCGCTTCCTCTACCTGCGCGACGCCGACAGCGGAGAGGTCTGGTCGCTCGCTCCGGCGCCGTGCGGCGCCCGCTACGACCGCTTCGCCTGCCGCCACGGTCTCGGCTACACCACCTTCGAGAGCGAGCGTCACGGCGTCGTCGCGGAGTGGACCCTCTTCGTCGACGCCGAAGCCGCCGTCGAGCTCTGGCGGGTGCGCCTCTCCGACCGCTCCGGGCGGGCGCGTCGACTCGAGCTGGTGCCGTTCCTCGAGTGGAACTGCGGCACCTCGCCGGCACCGCGCCGCGAGTTCCAGAAGCTCTTTCTCGAGACGGGCTATCACGTGGTGCGGCGAGCGATCGTCGCCGGCAGTCACATGTGGGACGTCGGTTCCAAGCGGTGGGGGCACTGGAACACCAGCTTCCCCTACTGGAGCGCCTTCGCTGCCGCGCAACCGGTGGCTGCCGCGACCGGCGACAAGGCGGCCTTCCTCGGCCGTGCCGGCGACTGGGTGCGGCCGGCGGCGCTCACCGGCGTGTCGTGGGGGCAGCGCTTCGGGCGGCACCACGATCCGGTCGCCGCGTTCGCCTGCGAGCTCGCTCTCGCGCCGCACGGCAGCGTCGATGGCGGCTTCGTGCTTGCCACCGCCGGCGAACGCGAGGAGGCGCTGGCGCTCGCCGCCTCGTGGGCCGACCCGGCAGCGATGGACCGCTCTCTGGCGACGGTCCGGAGCGGGTGGAGCGATCGACTCGCCGCGCATCGCCTCGAGACGCCGGAGCCGACGCTCGACCTGCTCGCCAACGACTGGCTGCGCTACCAGGCGATCGGGGCGCGGCTCTGGGGGCGCGCCGGCTACTACCAGCAAAGCGGCGCCTACGGCTTCCGCGACCAGCTCCAGGATTCGCAGATCTGGCTCACCGTCGAGCCGGAGCGCTGTCGCGAGCAGATCCGTCTGCACGCGGCACACCAGTTCGGCGACGGCTCGGTCGTCCACTGGTGGCATCCGCTCACCGAGCAGGGGCACGTCACACGGATGACCGACGACCTGCTCTGGCTCGGCTTCGTGGTGGCCAACTACGTGAAGGAGACCGGCGACCTCTCGGTGCTCGACGACGTCGCGCCGTTCCTCGACGAAGGTCCGGCGCCGATCGTCGAACACGTTCGCCGAGCCTTCGCGCGGGTCTTCACGCGCACCTCGCCGCGCGGCATCCCGTACATCGGTGCCGGCGACTGGAACGACGGGCTCTCGGCGATGGGCCTCGAGGAGAAGGGCGAATCGATCTGGCTGGCGATCTTCCTCGCCGGCCTCTGCGCCGACTGGGCCGAGCTCTACCGCCGCCGCGGCGAGGGCGAGCGCGCCGCCGAGCTCGAGAGCCGGCGCGCCGCGCTCGCCACGGCGGTCAACGACCATGGTTGGGACGGCGGTTGGTATCGCCGTGGCACCTGCGACGACGGCGAATGGGTGGGCAGCGCGGAGAATCGCGTCGGCCGCATCTTCCTCAATCCGCAGATCTGGGCGATCCTCAACGATCTCGCCCCGGCCGAGCGTGCCACCGCGAGTCTCGCGGCGGTCAAACGCCATCTCGTGTCGCGCGCCGGCGCGCTGCTGCTCGCCCCGGCCTACGACACGCCCGACGAACGGATCGGTTACATCACGCGGTACGCCCCGGGATTGCGCGAGAACGGCGGCGTCTACACGCATGCGGCGACCTGGGCGATCGCCGCGGCGGCGAAGGCGAAGGACGCCGCGTTGGTCGACGCGCTGCTCGTCGCCATCAACCCGGCGCTCAAGGACCCGGAGAGCTACTGGGCCGAGCCGTACGTGCTGCCGGGCAACGTCGACGGCCCCGATTCGCCGTATCACGGCCGCGCCGGCTGGACCTGGTACACCGGGTCCGCCGCCTGGTTGCCGCGCATCGTCTCAGAGTGGGTGCTCGGCGTGCGACCGACCTGGGAGGGGCTGCGCTTCGATCCCTGCCTGCCACCGTCGTGGAGCCGGGCGCGGATGCGTCGTCCCTATCGCGGCGCGACGCTCGAGATCGAAATCGAGCGCCGTGCCGACCTCGCCCCGGGGGCGGTCGTCGCGACGATGGACGGCCGGCGGCTTCCCGAGGCGCTGCTCACCGCGGTCGAGCCGGGAGCCACCTATCGGATCGCCGTCGGTTTCGCCTGA